Genomic DNA from Raphanus sativus cultivar WK10039 unplaced genomic scaffold, ASM80110v3 Scaffold4352, whole genome shotgun sequence:
TGTTATACAGCTTGATGGGAAAATTTCGTCCCGAAGGTTCACGTATCAATATTTGcactgtgaatcctttgttacTGTTGCTGTTGTTTCTCAGAATTGCAGGAGACTGAATGGGGAGACTGAATGGGCTTGTTGTCTTGAGGAGAAATATCGTGGGCCTTTGTAACTTTGTTGAACCCATTACCGTTTGTTGATGTTGCTCTGTTTCTTGAGACGGAGTATTAGTGTATTACCACTATTGTCTTCAACATTCCGAGGCTATTTAGTGGTGCACTTTACTCGAAAGCAAATTGTCGGCCTTGATCTTTGTGTAGTGGAGATGCAGTTAAATTTGAATGGTTGAGATGCATGTAGGCAATGTTTAGCCTATCGCATGTCATTGTTCACGTAATCTACTCCAattctgttttgttttctttatttttattgttatctTCGAGGCAATACCtgatttaaatttaacttttttaaaaaatttattctaatcacaaaaataaattGATGACGATTTCCAAAATTTAAAGGTTATTGATTATCCTGACAAATATAAGAGtgattgttgacaaaaaaaaagaaagaatgattgatattatatatcttTTACGATCCAATAACACCATACCACGTGTACGGTCAGATCATTACAAATCCGATTAGTCAATCTAACAATAACTTGTGAACCGATCCaccgtatatatatttttaactaacaTTAACCACCATAATTTTCTTTCCTTcgaacgaaatattttgtttttatataattaaatatatcgAGGAGAGAGATAATAGTAACAAGGAAACCGCCGTCGCCGGATCTGGCAGTGGTTCGTAGACGAACAACTACTTCCCGATCTTAGAAAAGGAgtttctgtatatatatatatatttatttatttatcggAAGGGTTCGGTTTTACGTTTCTGTTTTTGAGATTTCGAAAAACCATGAGGAAGAAGCTCGACACTCGCTTCCCAGCTGTAAGTTTCTTTCGTCTCTCTCCAATTGATTATATCTCTGTTAATTTTGATAACTCCAATTTTATCGAAAGTACTCAGATCTGTTGTTTACGGATCGAGTTTCCAACACTGTTCGGTCTTAATCGAACGAATTTTAGGTTTTGAGTATTTTAATTTCTAAGATTCAAATTTCCCAGCTTTAGGTTTATTTATCGcacaatttatttttaaaagttaagtATAGTGTTGTTGATGATGTCTAACATTCAAAGAACTGAACTTTAGTTTGTATAAGTTAGAAAAAATGATTGGTGGTTGTAGTGAGCAGAGCACACTTGGTGTTTCTCATTTCACTTAGTATTGTGTTTTGTCTTGATGTGCAATTTTTCAGGCTCGTATTAAGAAGATTATGCAAGCTGATGAGGATGTTGGCAAGATCGCTTTGGCAGTTCCTGTCTTAGTCtgtgagtctttttttttttttatcgatgACTTCATGTTTTTAAGGCATTTGTTTCGCTAAAATTCATAAATTCTGTGGTTATTTGTAGCGAAATCTTTGGAGTTGTTCTTACAAGACCTTTGCGATCGTACATATGAGATTACCCTCGAGAGAGGAGCCAAAACCGTGAGCTCATTGCACCTGTAAGCAACTTTGATTTTgcttaacctttttttttcttttttttgcttcctTACTGCATGCTGAACAGTGTCGCTGCCTGAAGAGCATGAAtgggttttacattttttaatatattttctaggATTCAGATGTTGTAGCTATTGATATTCTGGTTTAGAAGTTAATATGATGGTGTTACAACTCATAGGATTAGGCCCTATATTGACTGTGTCCTACACCGAGAGGCTCTTGTTATTGTTACAGAACTTGATACCAAATtcgtttttctctttttcttcatttggtGATACTACTGCCTCCACGTTTATTAAAAGGTTTTTTTTGGTTGTTTAACAGGAAACATTGTGTGGAAAGATATAACGTGTTTGATTTTCTGAGGGAAGTTGTGAGCAAGGTGCCTGACTACGGACAAGCGCAAGGGTCTGGTGATGTCACCATGGAGGATCGCAGCGTCTCCAAGAGAAGGTTGGACTTCTTGTCTCTGTATATTTCAGCTTATTTAATTGATAAGCTTGTATCAAGCTAATAAAAAAACGGTTTGCTTAAATCAGGAAGCCGATCAGTGACGAAGCGAATGACAGCGACGAGGAAAATAAGAAGAGCAAAACAGTGAGCTCATGTTATTCTTAGTTACTTCATTTAGTAGTGTCTGTTCATGTGAAGCACTCACATCCATTTAACACTTGTTGTTGGCATTGTGTTTGTTATTGCAGCAAGAGGTTGGGAATGCTAAGCCGGGTGGCAGGGGTAGTAGAGGTAGAGGACGAGGAAGGGGTCGTGGTGGACGAGCTGCCAGAGCAGCAGAAAGAGAGAATCTGAACCGCGAGATGGAACTTGAGACCGCCATGGCGGAACAGCCACCTTCTCATCAAGACACTAACCACCAGATGCATGTCTCAGTGTCATCACCACAAGAGAACGAGAAGAAAGATGTCGATGGAGCATCAAACGAAGACAccaagcagcagcagcaacaactcCAAAGTCCAAAAGAAGGTATTGACTTTGATCTCAACGCTGAATCTCTCGACCTAAACGAGACCAAACCGGCGCCAGCCGCAGCAGCGGCAGACACAGCAACGACCTCAGAGGAATATCCAGGCTGGCCTATGGAGTTGGGTAAAATAGACCCAACACAGTTAGCAAGTTTGGGTAAGAGGAtagacgaggaggaggaggaggattaTGACGAAGAAGGCTAAGGACAAATCAACACAAGTAGGACATAAATAGTGTAGCAGCATTTAGCGGTTTCTCTAGAAAAAATGCTCTCTCTGTTATCAAAGTCTTCTTCCTATTTCCGTTTATTGTACGAATCAAAGACTgtaacttttaatttatttcttcTGGTATGTTATTTTAAGGGTTTAGTAGTTGCATCAGAAGTTAAAATATCTTACAGAGCAAGCAAACAGTCAAAATATTACATAAGCagaggagaggagaagagaacTAGTCATGGTGTTGCTCCATGTGGTTGAGATGAAGAACACCTTCATGGTTCTTGTGAACCTCCACCTTGaacttctcctccttctctcctctcttcaACTTGAGGAGCATGTTGTACTTTGCAGCCTCCCCGGTGACCTGAAACCATTTTATCATCGATCACATATTGTAATCAATCGCGACTATTATAAGAGTCATGAAGGTTACATACCTCAGCGTTAGCATGAACAACCTCCTGGAGTTCATAAGGAAACAAGGAATTAGACCTCTGCTGGATGGTCTTGACAGCATGATCAGCAACGTGCTGCACTTCTGGATCATCTCCTGGAACTTCCCTCCATCCAGATTCAAGCTCACCTAACCCAAATTATTCAAGATCTCAAACTCTTCCTTAAAACACAACAATCTCTGTTCTTTTCAATCATACCTTTCTTGCAGCCAAGATCTGAGGGAGTGATGGTATTGGTAGTAGAGGCACCACCATCATCACTAGCAGGCTTGAACTCCTGCAACTCCTTGAAGTTCAACCAAGGCTTCACCCACACTTTGGCTTCGTAAAGCTTCTTCTTCCCGGCCTCGATGATCTCCAGAGTCAGGTGGTGCAGCGTTCCCGCTACAACTTGCTCTTTCGCCTTCACCACTCTCCCAAACTCCAGCAGTGCATTCTACCAAAATTGTGTACACGTGTCACTCAATAATcagatcaaaaataaaataaaataaataataataataatcagatCACTCCAAAAACGAATTCAACAATATCCTCCAGAAAATCAATTCCTAAGATCTACAAAGATTCTCTATCTAATCGGCTACTAGATCAAAGCAGTGAGACGATCAAAGAGAGGGGAACCTCTTTCTTGTTATGCTCATCGACAGC
This window encodes:
- the LOC108813125 gene encoding uncharacterized protein LOC108813125; this encodes MRKKLDTRFPAARIKKIMQADEDVGKIALAVPVLVSKSLELFLQDLCDRTYEITLERGAKTVSSLHLKHCVERYNVFDFLREVVSKVPDYGQAQGSGDVTMEDRSVSKRRKPISDEANDSDEENKKSKTQEVGNAKPGGRGSRGRGRGRGRGGRAARAAERENLNREMELETAMAEQPPSHQDTNHQMHVSVSSPQENEKKDVDGASNEDTKQQQQQLQSPKEGIDFDLNAESLDLNETKPAPAAAAADTATTSEEYPGWPMELGKIDPTQLASLGKRIDEEEEEDYDEEG
- the LOC108813126 gene encoding cysteine proteinase inhibitor 6, translated to MKSSFLFIVVFSLSSIFIPSLIATFCNDEMAMLGGVRDVPSNQNSGEVESLARFAVDEHNKKENALLEFGRVVKAKEQVVAGTLHHLTLEIIEAGKKKLYEAKVWVKPWLNFKELQEFKPASDDGGASTTNTITPSDLGCKKGELESGWREVPGDDPEVQHVADHAVKTIQQRSNSLFPYELQEVVHANAEVTGEAAKYNMLLKLKRGEKEEKFKVEVHKNHEGVLHLNHMEQHHD